Genomic window (Rathayibacter sp. VKM Ac-2760):
CGCGTCCGCGCGGGGCGGAGTCCGGCCCAACGCGCTGGCCATGCTGGGCGAGATCGTCGCGACCCAGACCGCGGCGGCGGAGGACCACGACGTGGCGATCCTCAGTGCTCTGGGGCAGAAGGTCAACCGCACGAGCGCGGCGCCCTTCGCCCGCGTGTTCCCGGTCGGCCGCTTCGTCGGCGCCGAGAAGACGCAGTTCGGCGACGGCTCGCAGTCGGCGGTGTACCGGGGCCTGGGCCGCGGGCTCGCCGCCCTGATCTCGAGCGGGAAGGCCTCGGGCGACTTCGTCGAGTTCGACATCGTGAACGTCGCCGATCCGACGCCCGCCGACCTCGACTTCCTCGGCTGGGGCGAGAGCGCGAACTCCATCCCCTGGGGCGCCTTCGGCTACGCGAGCCTCTCGATGGGGCGCGACCGCTACCGGCACTACTCGGCGCAGCGCCTGGCCCGGACCGCGGCGGACCGCCTGCGCGAGGGGCACCTGCAGCCGGGCAGCGTCGCCTCCAGCGTCGATCAGCTCCGCGCTCTCGCCGACTCGCAGTGGACCCGCGTCGCGAGCGGGATGGGGCTGCCGTACTCGGACGCGCCGGGCCCGCTCTCGACCGAGCAGGTGGTCGGCTGGTTCACCGGCACGGCCTTCGCCCGCACCGACGCCGACGGCGCGGCGCGGCGGATCCTCGACGAGCAGTTCGTCCCCTACGTGCCGCCGCCCGCGACCACCGTCGCGCTGTGGCTGCCGACGCTGCGCCAGTTCCTCGCCGAGAGGCGGGCCGTGCTCGTCAGCGCCGCGTCGGAGGCGGCGTACCGCTGGGGGTTCCAGTGGAGCGACCAGCTGCACGAGCGGATCCTCGCCCAGGTCGCCGAGGCGATCGAGCTCTTCGGCCTGCCCTACGCCCGCGAGATCCTCGACCGCGTGGAGCGGCTCGTCCAGGATCAGCTGCTGACGCACCTGCAGACGATGGCGGGCTTCCAGAGCGGCGACCTCGGTCAGGTGCCCGAGGCGTTCGCGACGCAGCTCGCCTCGATGCGCGGCACCATCGCGAACGGGTCGGGCGTGGTCGATCGACTGGTGGACCTCTTCCGGGGGCAGACCACGAACACGGTCTACGCGCGGAGCGCGGACGTCGCGCGCACCATCCTGCAGGCGCTCGTCACGGACGTCCTCGCGCCGCTGCGCCTCGCGCTGACCGAGGGCATCCAGGTCCTCGAGAACGCGGTGCACGCGGCGCCGACCGCGGTCGGGCTCGCGAACGTGGCGACCACCGACTACACGGCGTGGCCGTCCGAGGAGGACCGGTTCGTCCCGGCGCGCTTCGACGTCGCCGACAACGACATCCTGCTCACCCCCTCCGCCGGCTTCGATCAGCAGTACGAGGGCGACCTGCGGGCCGCCGTGGCCGAGGGGACGACGGCCGTCATGTTCTCGGACGCGCGGGTGCTCGGCGCCCGCGCGGTCATCAGCGGTCTCTGGCCGGTGGCCAGCGGTGCTGAGGCGCCCGGCGGGCTGGTCGAGCGGCTCGCCCAGTGGCGGCCGGGGCTGTTCAACCGCGACCCGATGAGCGGTGCGCCGCTCACGCCGTCGCAGGGGCGCTACCGGTTCACCGTCGCGCCGGCCGAGCTCGTCGAGCGCGCGCTGGCCTTCGTCCGGCGGCCGGGCGAGTCCTTCGAGATGTTCTGCGCCCTCTCCCTCCGCGACTTCGCCGAGGGCAAGGACCTCCCGCCGTCGGGTCTCCCCGGCCGCCACGCCGACCTGGTCGCCAAGTTCGGCGAGGCGCTCTCCCGCGCCCTGCCCCTGATCAGCATCGACTCGGACGCGGTCAACGCGGTCCACGGCACCCCGACCCAGTACCGCTACAAGTTCTCGGGAGTGCCGTTCAAGGACTCGCCGGTCGTCGCGGCGCTCGAGCAGGTCATCGCCTCGCGCCAGAACATGGCCGACGAGGTGGCGCAGATCTTCGGGCGGTCGATCAACGCGGAGAGCACGCTGACGCGGATCGACATCTTCGGCTCCTACCGGAACTACGCACCCCTCGTCTTCGACTCCCTCCTCGTGCCCGTCGCGAAGCAGTGGGCGGGCACCTCGCAGCAGGGACGACTCGCGTTCTGGGCGAACCGGCGCAGCCGCCCGCTGCCGGCCTCGCTGCCGATGGGCGACCGCGAGCGCCGCGCGATGATCGCCGGCTGGTACATCGGCCAGATGACGGGCCAGATCCGCATCCCGGACGCGCCGTACGACACGCCGGTCGAGATCTGGGACCCGGAGGACGGGCGCTGGTTGGCCTTCCCGCACCCGCTGCTCACGCCGCCCTCGGAGTTCCTCGGCCGCCTGATCGACTGGCTGCCCGCCGTGCTGGAGTCGTACCTCCTGGCGATCTCGCAGGCGCTCGACGCGCCGGTGATGTCGTCGCTGCGGCCGTACCGCCAGCTGCGCCGGCTCTCGGACGCCAACCCCGGCGGCCCCGCGCGCGGCCTGATCGAGCGGTCCTCCGAGCGCGAGCTCGCCACCTGGCTCGCGACGGGGAGCACGCAGAGCGGCATGCCGTCGCGGATCGTCGGGGAGACCCTCGACGCCCGCTACGCGAACGCGCTGGCCTGGCTGGAGTCGATCCACACCTTCACCTCGACCGGCTTCGCGCCGGGCGCCCCCGGCGTCGCGGCCGGACCGTACGCGACCATCACCACCCGGCGGACCGCCTCGAGCACGCCGATCTTCCGCGACCTGGCGCCGGACATCATCCTCGCCACGGAGGAGCTGCGGCAGACGCTCGACGCGGCCCGGACCCTGGCGGCCCGCCCGGCCGCCGCGGTGGGCACGGCCCGCGCCGACAGCGGCTTCGCCCCCGCCGGCGCCCTGACGGCGGTCCCCGAGCCCGAGTTCGGAGCCTTCTGATGTCGACGATCACCATCCTCCTCGCGCCGGTCGGCCCGCTCGCCGGAGTCCGCGACGCGCTGACCGACTGGTCGGCGGCCGGCCTGATCGACCCGTTCCTCTGGGTCGAGCCGCCGATGATCGGGCGGTCGAGCATCTCGGCCCTCGCGGTGCGCGACGGCGTGCTCGAGGGCACCACCCTCAACGCCCTCGCCGGAGCGGGCCGGACGGAGCGGATCCGGGTGGTCTCCCTGGTCCCGGCGCTCACCGGCGTCGGGGTGGCGGGCAGCGCCGTGGAGCAGGAGCTCGCGCAGTTCCTCGAGAGCTCGTTCGGGCAGGCCGAGGTGCTCCGCGTCCGGGCGATCGTCGCGCGCGCCGGGGACACCGCCACGCTGGCCGATCTCGCCGTGGACGGCTGGCACAACGTGCTGCTGTCGCCGGAGGACTCCAGCGGACCGGCGATGGGGCAGACCCGCCTCGCGGCGACCACGGATCCGTTCGAGCTCGGGATCCCGGCGGCGGCGGCGCTCGCCGGGCTCGTCGGGCTGTGGACGGGGGTCGAGGGATCGCCGCTCGACGACGAGAACCTGACCTACGGCAGGCAGGCGAGGCTCTCGCGCTCCTACTACCGGCGCCTCGGCACCGCCGAGCTCGAGGGCGCGCTCCGCCGGGACGTGCTCTCGATGGATCGCGGGCTCCCTCTGCCGACGCAGTTCGGCGCCTCGGCGAGCTACGTCGACGACGCCGCCCTCGCCACCCAGACCATGGCGGGACAGCTCTGGGCCCGTCACCCGGGCGTCCTGCGCGGGCCCCGCGACCCCGCGCCGACGAGCAAGGCCACGGCGATCGGGGCGTGGCAGGCGCTGAAGATGTTCTTCGGCTTCCTGCTCGCCGCTCTCCGCAACGCGCCGAGGGCGTGGCTGGCCCGGGTGGTGAACCGGATGCGCGCGGATGCGGCGGCCGCGGTGCACGGCCTGGTCTTCGGCAGCGCCCCGTCCGCCTACGCGGTCGTGGTGAAGGGGGTGACGGCGGACGGCATGCCGGCGAGCTGGCTCGACTACGGCGCTGCGGCGGCCGCCATCGACAAGATCCTCGACGAGCAGGGCGGCGCCCCGCGCGACCACGAGGCGCACGCCGACCTCTCCTCCCTGTGGCAGGACTACGCGGCCGCGTCGCTGACGCTCGCGGACGGCGGCGAGCGCATCACCGGGCTCACCCCTGTGCAGATCGGAGCGCAGCGCGGCGTGCTGCGCCGGCCGGGCAGCATCGTCCCCGGGGTCGACCGGGCCTTCGACGGCGTGCCGCCGCACCTGGCCGCGACGGTGGGCCTGCCGCCGATCGAGCCGTTCGACGTGCTCGGCGCCCACACGCTCGAGCAGCGGCTCCGGATCCTCGCCGAGCAGCCGACGGTCGGCGTCGCCGCGGCGACGGCCCTGCAGGCCTTCGCGAGCTGGAAGTCCGAGCACGGCGACAGCTTCGCGGCCCGGGTGGGCACGCGGATCGGCGAGAGCATCGTCGCGGTGACCGGCGAGATCCGGGAGCTGCTCGAGGACATCCGCCGGGCCGCGAGCGCCGACGACATCCTCACCGCCTCGCAGGCTCAGCAGAAGCGCCTGGCGCGGACCGTGCGCACGGTGCTCATCGTCTTCGCCGCCCTCCTGGTGATCACCGGAGTGCTCCTGGCGACCGGCGTCGTCGGACTGGC
Coding sequences:
- a CDS encoding DUF4231 domain-containing protein, producing the protein MSTITILLAPVGPLAGVRDALTDWSAAGLIDPFLWVEPPMIGRSSISALAVRDGVLEGTTLNALAGAGRTERIRVVSLVPALTGVGVAGSAVEQELAQFLESSFGQAEVLRVRAIVARAGDTATLADLAVDGWHNVLLSPEDSSGPAMGQTRLAATTDPFELGIPAAAALAGLVGLWTGVEGSPLDDENLTYGRQARLSRSYYRRLGTAELEGALRRDVLSMDRGLPLPTQFGASASYVDDAALATQTMAGQLWARHPGVLRGPRDPAPTSKATAIGAWQALKMFFGFLLAALRNAPRAWLARVVNRMRADAAAAVHGLVFGSAPSAYAVVVKGVTADGMPASWLDYGAAAAAIDKILDEQGGAPRDHEAHADLSSLWQDYAAASLTLADGGERITGLTPVQIGAQRGVLRRPGSIVPGVDRAFDGVPPHLAATVGLPPIEPFDVLGAHTLEQRLRILAEQPTVGVAAATALQAFASWKSEHGDSFAARVGTRIGESIVAVTGEIRELLEDIRRAASADDILTASQAQQKRLARTVRTVLIVFAALLVITGVLLATGVVGLAIGLSVLGVLVLTGFATTLIVFLRGQRELFRLVNARNELLAREELARRNLRHAVRDARRLTDAYGQFVAWSRVVGTVLGAPFGRVEETALAPDVDVADLPQSVRLGSGVVDPAAVGSAAIELRRDIFAIGWLDQCWTSALAGAPRQIGPRGVEIEANPRALYRQAGSGEDSLLPIWTDALLAQGVDAAVGDATWSRVLEDLDGPRAPIADRLLTSVADARLAGGAPVPYAVFLAGTDDPSRLHGDRLDDALLTDSARASGASVVERPDSRVGRRGLSRIVVLTELTASIPAYEFLLHREPVGGGGRDGGLQDDPPWAAAPVRATAPEPVSAEPAALEVPDLFDGMPF
- a CDS encoding tubulin-like doman-containing protein; its protein translation is MQKFLVVGCGGSGGSTLAYMMDQLHSELAPLGIDRIPAGWQFVHIDVPNAPDTRINGIGNVRDQGGSYIGTAPSTGSYTVLDNALSTRLRQGGALGEFGTWAPRDPADITVPIGNGAGQMRAVGRAITLQRASDVFEGLSRAFQSINTVEANTEMSRVSRILPGAGAFDPASRPVVLVVSSMAGGAGASMALDVCRLLTLVQGVDPGLVGVFMVTPDVFDGLPASARGGVRPNALAMLGEIVATQTAAAEDHDVAILSALGQKVNRTSAAPFARVFPVGRFVGAEKTQFGDGSQSAVYRGLGRGLAALISSGKASGDFVEFDIVNVADPTPADLDFLGWGESANSIPWGAFGYASLSMGRDRYRHYSAQRLARTAADRLREGHLQPGSVASSVDQLRALADSQWTRVASGMGLPYSDAPGPLSTEQVVGWFTGTAFARTDADGAARRILDEQFVPYVPPPATTVALWLPTLRQFLAERRAVLVSAASEAAYRWGFQWSDQLHERILAQVAEAIELFGLPYAREILDRVERLVQDQLLTHLQTMAGFQSGDLGQVPEAFATQLASMRGTIANGSGVVDRLVDLFRGQTTNTVYARSADVARTILQALVTDVLAPLRLALTEGIQVLENAVHAAPTAVGLANVATTDYTAWPSEEDRFVPARFDVADNDILLTPSAGFDQQYEGDLRAAVAEGTTAVMFSDARVLGARAVISGLWPVASGAEAPGGLVERLAQWRPGLFNRDPMSGAPLTPSQGRYRFTVAPAELVERALAFVRRPGESFEMFCALSLRDFAEGKDLPPSGLPGRHADLVAKFGEALSRALPLISIDSDAVNAVHGTPTQYRYKFSGVPFKDSPVVAALEQVIASRQNMADEVAQIFGRSINAESTLTRIDIFGSYRNYAPLVFDSLLVPVAKQWAGTSQQGRLAFWANRRSRPLPASLPMGDRERRAMIAGWYIGQMTGQIRIPDAPYDTPVEIWDPEDGRWLAFPHPLLTPPSEFLGRLIDWLPAVLESYLLAISQALDAPVMSSLRPYRQLRRLSDANPGGPARGLIERSSERELATWLATGSTQSGMPSRIVGETLDARYANALAWLESIHTFTSTGFAPGAPGVAAGPYATITTRRTASSTPIFRDLAPDIILATEELRQTLDAARTLAARPAAAVGTARADSGFAPAGALTAVPEPEFGAF